A region of the Anolis carolinensis isolate JA03-04 chromosome 1, rAnoCar3.1.pri, whole genome shotgun sequence genome:
TCTGAACAGTTCAGCATCTTAATAGTGTAGTAGTATTTTGCAAAATGTCTATGgatatttatatacagtaaactaaaataaaatgaagGCATAGCTATCATTTTGCATTTGAAATTATTCAGGAAATGATTTAATCATCTCTAAAGGAGggaaataaatacaaaattataGTTATTGAGAACGTCAGATGCCTTCTATATTTTGATAGATGAAACTCCGGAAGGGGAAGCAGAGTTTAATGTTGACTCAAGTCATTAGATGAGGTTAAAAGAAAAGTGATGGAAAATTGAAGCTCAACTCCCAATAGCAGGAACAATATTATTAGTTTGCAGAATAACCATCTGAGGATAAGTAGGAAGCCCCAAAAAGCCAGTAATTTTAAAATTAGACTCTAGAATTGAGAGAAAATCAGTATTGGCAGAAGGAAATGGATAAGATGACATACACATCTGTCATCATCTCACGTGGTTTAAAGGAGAACTCAAAACCATTTGTGGAAAGCTATAGCATAGTTAAAGGTTGGTACTGGTAAAATGAGGGGGAAATGATGTAAGGGGGCATCCATTGGAGATAGAGAGATACAAAACATGTTAAAACTGCATGTTCCTGTCAAGGGGTAGAAACATAATGTATTTTCCTTTGTGGATTTTATGTTTATGAATCAGGATATAAGTTTCATATTATCTCCGGTTTGTTTTTTTAAGGTGTTTGTCTTTTAACCCATTCCATCTACTTTCTGTATCAATGAGCCAATCTcttaaaatgcattaaatgttTTCCTAATATTCACATGAGGCCCAGAATACCCTTGATAGTGCACTACACCAGTATAAGCAGTGGCAACAGGGGGAAAAAGCAGTGGGTACAGTGGCCAtgaaggaaataacactttggaAAATTAGGCATCTTAGGATCAATAGTCTTTGGACACTGTCATTTAATGCACTTTGGAACTACAGTATATGGTCAGTGAAGACTCAtgatgcaattcaatgcagttaaactgtattatatgtctacactgaccatataatgcaatttcaaactgcattatatacagtgcagatggggcctgtgTCTGCCTTCCCTTGTCACCACCAATGTGCAACTTTGGAAAAATACGCTAACTAAAAATATGAAGATCTACAtagaaagaaataaaagcaaGAGAGAAAACACAGAGCAGCCAGGAACAGAAAAGGGAAAAATGACTTTTGGCTTTCTTTATGGTAGTTGTAgatttaaatatatacattctTGCATCTCCAGCTAGAAATTACTTCATACACTTCTTATGTTATTTCAAAAACTACTAATTATCATAACATACACTTATGgtgtcattttctttcttttttctacaAAAGGACTCTCAGGGATTCCCAATccgtcagtgtagaagggccctagaaCACTAACTACTAAATagtaggttcaaattacaagaaaagatagTTTGGTTAAAAAATTAGGAATACTTTCCTGACAGTAAGAATTGTTCAATGGTAGAATACATTGCCACAGAGAGTAATGgcctcttcttctttggaggtctttaaacagaatcTGATGACCATCTTTCAGGAATCCTTGAGTTGTATAtacctgcatgacagggggttggactagatgcaaCTTgctgtcccttccaactctatgattttgtgattttatataagaagctgtcaggaccctggctgcagagcaccaataaccatgcgcagagaccagaatctatctaatatctttattaagaaaatatataaagtcaataaaaacaagtgtagaatatagttcagaagtagacctttcaggaaaggtcaaatataatccagagaaataatgtccaatatgtgatattagagtccaaagttataatccaataaccgaaacacacactttgccaagcaaagtgtggggaaatgacaaggtccttaggtccatagaaacttggcaatcaggctggaaagcaaacttgatacttggctagaacaagacttgaaacaaggcaacaagagtaaacaagatccgtggcaaacgcgggacaaggcaaggctggaaacttgatccgtgggcaaacgcgggacaaggcaaggctggaaacttggtccGGGGAACAggaaactggagtacgaagtctacacacgatctcactcctccagctgacgaattgactccgcaaggatttctttgcgggcaaacacctatataggatcttgttttcccgccaaggaacactttccctggggaacaagaaacgaaacccatactgtgtccagatgcatgactccttaaagtttcccaagggaaacagacttaatcagctaattgtctggcagctatcctggcgctcctgcgagtcgcctcccgagcgcttctatcttgattataataatcccggcgagaaaatgcgggagatttctgctcaaggcttgtttggctgacttctcgtggccaaacatcttgcaggtgcaagggctccaattctggctgaaacggtggaaaacccaagttttcctcttcatctgccacaatagtactaggaacgggactacatggcccatgagtcatcacagaagcaCAAAGATTTCTTAGCAATTTGCAGACTGTATAATAggcttaggacctcatcccatgagcagGGAAAAGCGAAATAATCTTACTCTGATTTCTCCAATTGAAGTCCATTTTCCAAGATGGCCAGCCGTTCCACATCCTTTCCCCGTCAAGGTTTGTCTTTCCTCCGCTTTCTCCCGTTTGGAGTCTGGTAACACCAGATTCCTCAAAAGGCATTCTGGGCTCCGTTTCTGCACTGCGGAAACGGGGGTCCCACAGAATCCCACTGAATTGCCCTCAGCTAGAGCCGGACAATGTGGGGCGTGGGGCGCCAAGTTCCCACACCCCGCAACGACACACAACGTTCTCTGCAACTGTGTGACAAGGTCGTAAATCCATGTTATAACTTGACATGCATGGATTCATTTCTCTCTTAAGACTGCTGTGGCTTGTCCTTAAAGAAATACTAAGCTCTGGTGTAAAATACTATGCTTGAACCCACAATAAAAacgcttctctctctctctctttctctctctctctctgtgtatctatctatatatagagaggggggaagcatatatgtatgtatgtgtatatatgtatgtgtgtgtatatatatgttaaTGACCGAAAGGTAAATTTGCTGTTGTTTTCAGGGGAAAAAGAATTGGAAATAGCCCGCGTGTCCATAAACAAGAAAACTTCTCAACTAACATTTGTTGAGTGAAAAATAGCATGACTTTAGACTTTTGTGGGAAGCAATTGTGAATCATTTCTGAATTTCTTGGAAATGTCTTCATCTTTCAAAATAACTCACTCAGCCATCTGGGCCTTTGCCAAACTCTTGAAGAATGCAGCTTTACATTATACACAATTGGTGCCATTTCATTGGCTGCAGAACATGACTGCTACCTATCTGATTTACTAAATGGAAAACTGAAAGTTTCCTATCAGGAGTATGATGAATGGCTAGTAATGAAAATATGAACCAGGGGATCTGTAATATTTTCATAACCACCTAGTAGCTTCTGGAATATTTCTAAAAGCAAATCATACCAAAGTACTAACAATACACTCTCCCTCACCTTTAGCCTATTAATGTGAACAGTCATTATTCTGCTTCACTATGACAAATTGATTCTTGCAAGCAACACAATCCAAAAAGTACTGACCTAAAAATGCTATTTAAGATGTTTCAAATTTATTTTGGTACTGAGCTCTGAAATTAATGGAAGTCTGTTTCCTTTCTGATGTGAAGTTCTGTTATATTCACAAGAAACCCCATGCCACATCCAAGGCAACAAGCAATACATTTTACTTTTGAAAAGAAGATAGTGCTAACCTGGTGGAATGCTTGTGAGAAAGTGAAAGCGGTAAACTCCTAGGGTAGTAAGGCAATATCCAATGGAGCTACTCTTGTGTGAGAATTAAAAAATGAATTGAACATAATTTTGGGATATGAATTTCTCCAGTTCATAAAGCTTGTCATAAAGCATTTCACAAAGCACTTCCTTGAATCATTTTTCTGGCCCAAAATATTTCAAAGAATTTTGGATAGTGTAGCTGTCAATACTGTGTATACTATATACATTCATGTactgtataagttgacctcatatataagtcggggcaggtttgggggccaaaattatggattttggtatgactGATGGATACATCAAGGGTCATTGTGCAGTGAGTGGAAGGTGCCAGCAGTACTTATGCTTCCCTGGCTACCATTTTCCTGCCCTGGCAtataaaaaggccagaagtggtgccacagTGGAGAGAGGGTTgctgtttcttttaggtttttaagcaagcctttgatcttacataggtttttaaggattagtGCAAGGACTTACTATGGGTATCACGTTGGCACTGGGCTATCTCgattgaaacaacttgtttttatccactactatgactgcattttatgaattttcatgttttacattgtaattatgtatgtgtgtggttgtatttctgtggtttttatcatttcagatttatgtattatctatatgcggcacttcactgtattttgttggctgcCCGAGTCCATTCAgaaagatggtggcagggtagaaattatgtgtgtgtgtgtgtgtgtgtgtgtgtgtgtgttccccaAGGATAGACTAAGCTCTCAGctttcaccattctactcagagatgggggtggttccttttttatataagGTACTGTGTTCAcgttgacctatggataagtcatCCTGGGGTTTGGGgactgattttttgactaaaatttctagatttatacatgggtatataggTCTTTTAAAAAGGAACGGTCTCCTCCTTTGACTGGCAAAATGTGAGAGCTTTAACCGTTTGGGGAGAATCTTAAAGAATCACGAAaaaaacacacagacacacaccacGGTGCTGCTTCTGATCTTTTTGAATGCTAGGGCAGGAAAATGCTGGCAAGACAGAGCACCGCGGTTGTCCTACTGCCCCCCAATTTGCCAcaaatcaatgtgatgaggtccatagataGTACCAAGTAATCATACAACCTAGGACAGTATTTTTCTAATGGCTACAAGCATTCTTTCAGTGTTTCTGGTATCAAGAAGACCCACCACCATGTTTTAGACTAAGTTAGTAGATAATACTTATGGGCAGAGACTTCAGCATATTTGCAGAGTATGTTGGAGAGCTCAAGGGAGTGGGAGAAAGCCTTGGGGCCTTTTTGCTACCAATATCAAACAGATGGCACAAAGAGCACAGTTTCTGAATTTTTGAATGGActccaagaaaaaaagaaatggaactattttctcttttttattttgctttattaagaaaatagcTAATGTTAATTGAACACCTTCCACAATTTGTTGAAGGTTGTTCATCCATTAGGAGATTCAGGACCCCAGTGCCTGGAAGTCTACAAGCTCAGCTGTGGAAAAAAGAGTACAGTAGCTGGAGTCTAAAGTGCATTTCTGCAAGAACAAAAGCAGGAAAGCCATGAGAGCATTCTGATCAGCGGGGTAATTCAAAAACTTTTATGACACTAGCCACTCTCTTGACAACCTTATGAGTTAAATTTCTGcactcatttaaaaaacaaaatctttttttaaatcagaaatattgttcaACATAAATCATAGAACATTCCAtcccaaatatattttaaacactGTACAGGATGTATGTTTGTGGGTCAGTTTTTAAACACTGCCAAAATATATCCCCTGAGATGGTGGAAACGCAGTACCAGAAACACCACACAGCTGTGTTTGTATTAAGGGAAGCTAAGACATCCAAATTCAACTACAGCAAAATTTGGATAGGCAGGATCCAATGAGCAGAGCTGGGATTCAGTCATCACTAAAGTAGAACGCTGCCCCCTGCAAAGCAATGTGTGTGACCTCTGAGAGCCTAAATGAGCTTTCTACCATTTGCTTCATCACAGCAGTCGCTCCCCATCTTGAGTGCTGAGATGTTTAACAACAACTCTAGAATCCCTAAAAATTGACCACTTTAGCTAGGGTTCTGGGGAGCTGAGATCTAAGAACATCTGTGGGCCCCAATTTGGAAACTGCTATAAATGCAGCCCCCAAGCtacaacatccaacttacaaatgactcatagttaagaatgggaacaggaagtgagagaaatcaacccctaggaagggaaattcactcctaaaagagttattatggggaaagggtgtctccactgaagctttgtcaccaatccttatttccacaatatgctagatttttaaaaatccaattataacagggacagaatgtgagatgaaatcttctgaacagaataaagaccacaggggtgttagctCTTCCCTGTACTATCGAAAGAGAGATATTTgtctggaattacactttaaaaatgtactcgTTCCGACTTacaagcaaattcaacttaagaccaaACTGACAGAATCTATCTTTTTCGTAACTTGGGACTGCTTGTACTGCTTTATAAGGACTCACAGCTTTGTTATCCAAATATCAAGGCCACAATCTGGAACTTCATGTGTGCTTAGATGTACACAAAAAGCTTGTGAAACAGCCAAGCTTCCAAATCATttcagatatgggtgaaacactGGGACAAGTACAAGAGTCAGTTTTATGCTCCTGGGACCTCCTAATGATTTCAtggatttctttaaaaagtagtCAGAAACTAGCAGAGAGAtgcagtttattttttaaaagtcagttgCCACTCTTGGGAGTTTTTGAGGGAAACAACCCACCTTTTGTCAGAAATAAGATGTTTTAGGAAGCCAGGACAATCTATGGCAACTATGTTAGTGTAGGCTTGGTCATAGAAAGAAAAAGTGAGTGGAAAAGACACGGGGAGGATGGAGGAAAGGAGGGTCATTGGGAGAAGAAAGCTGCCAGCTCCCAGTAGCCTGTTACAGTAGAatctcccttatccaaccttcgctcatccaacgttttgtattatccaatgcagtctgccgcCCACCTGGAtcaacagctgtttctctaggctgcAACACACAGAGGGCCAACAtgctcaacaacaacacaagtgcagccacactcccaaagaAAGTGGTAGACttgttgtaaacatgatgttttggtgcttaatttgtaaaatcataatgtaatttgacatttaataggttttcctttaatccctccttattatccaacatttttgcttacccagcattctgctggtctgtttatgactctactgtacttcaaaggtAGCCTTCCAAGGGGGGACTTCAGATCTTAAAAAGCATGCAAAATCCACTGTCCTGTGCCACAGAAAATGCTACTAGATAGTCTTCCAAGAAAATTGTATGCCCTGAAGTTGCCTCTTTTCCTGAGGGCTAGCACTGGATAAATAGGGTGCTGGGAGCTCACAGCCTTTTTCTCCCAATTATTACCAATACATCTGCCTTTCTTACTTCAAAGCTGCCTCATAATCCAAGTGAAAGAGCAGTATGCTGGCATACCAGGATCCAGTCTGTGGTTCAGTGTAGAGCAGCCGCCTGTGCTCAAATGACAGAAAGAGAATGGCAATGGTCACCCATTAGCAAAACAGAAGGAGCACATTCCATGATCTACTTCGTATTATTACTTTGTACATCTCAAGGCCTAGCTGAacctttaaaagccttcaaaaactTGGTTCCGGAGCTGAGGTCTGGTGAGTTCCCTGGCTCAGATTAAGGTCTGGAAGAAAGCCTAGTTTTGTTAATGCTCTTCTGGCCATCTCTCATGTCTTCCACTCGAATTGTTTAAGTTCTTCAGCTGCATGCATTTAGCTTTCTGGCTGCTTTTGTTTTTGGCTACCAGGCTTTTCTCAATCCATGCATTTAAAACAAAACCCTTTCTTAAGCGGTTCCAGCCACATCTTTCTCACATTGTGTGGCCGCTTCCCTTCACTTGGTTGCCAGCCTCCCACAATCCACTGTTTGTCTTACACCTCCCCCTACTGCTAGATACTATTAGGAACCATCTCCCAAATGGTCAACATAATATGGGAACACATACCAATCTTTCAAAAACAAGCAAGTGTGGCACATAGTACATGAaataatctctccctctctccataTATATTCTTCTCTGCTTTCTCTTAATGCAGCATATTTCTCAGCAGAAAGTTCCTTTGGCATTGGATCCAAGAAATTCTCTCCAAGAACTTTTTCTACTGAACTTCTACCAAGATCCTCTACTTAAAATCCAAGCAATCTCTTCTCAGTCCCCATTCTTTCTTCCTACAATGCACACAATTTTTTTAGAAAGAAAGCCTGAAGCTTCAAACAAATCAACAAAACCTGAACCACTTGGACATCTAGTTTTTTCTACTACCAGTCTAGTCAAGTATTTTTTCCAAAAGCCACTGGTTGCCATTTCTTTCTGTCAGCCAGTCCCTGGAGCTGACATCATGGGCAATGGTGAATCCAACCATATGGGACATGACATTCGCCTCCTGGATGTGTTTTCCTTTCTTGCCAATGACAAAGGCGAGCTCCACTTCCCAGGTGACTTCCTTGCTCTCTGCCGGGTGGATGATGGGGTCGTAGGGTCCAACGATGGAGCTGGAAAACTTGCTAAAAATGATGGGCTCCTTGGAGATCTTGACTTGCAGCTTGAGGCAGTGGTCCGTGTAGTTGAATCCAACATAAATCACTTTCTCGGAGTTCGTGATAGGGGCCAGAAGGGTCACTTAGGAACGGGACAAGGCATGCTGCCAGATGCCTGCGCTCTGATACGGAGTCCACCCTAGTCCTTGGTGACCAGAGGTGGACCCAGCAGACAAAAGATGTCGAATGTTTTCCCCAAACGTCTAGTAACTTTTAATGTAGGGATAGAGATTGTTTTggaccttctctcagtcccagcaCAGTTTGGTAGAGACAACTCCAGTTAATCCTCCATCAACCTACTTGTTGGCTGCTTTTTAAATATCAATTTTTCTTTTCTCGTTCCACTTTCCTCCTTGTTCTGAGCTTATTTCACATGCTTCAAGCTGAGTTCAAAGCAATGTGTTTTTTACTCATTCAGTAGTGAGAGAAGGAGGGGCAGAATCTTCCCAATAggttcaggcaaaaacaaactgctgtcaCCTACCTTAGCTTGTCTGTTCTACCTCATTCAAAATCTTTGCCATTTTGATCATGCCCTGCTGTTGCTTGGgcacatgtgtcctggttttcatctgtgaaatgttgaagcgTATATGTCAGAGACATTTGTTGCTTGAGAATTAAGCATAGTTCTGGAGTACAGTAACACTACTGTtactggcattcattgaccttgcaaaggcattcgacacagtgaaccgcagcgctctctggaccatcctccaaaaaatcgggtgccctgacaaatttgtgaacatcctgcggctcctccatgatgacatgatggcaacagtcttggacagcaacggctcccaaagtgacccatttaaggtggaatcaggtgtcaagcagggatgtgttattgcccccaccttattttccatcttcatcgctaggatacttcaccttgttgatgggaagcttcccaccggagtggaaatcatctatcggacagatggcaagctatttaacctcagcagactgagagccaaaaccaaggtcaccacaacatctgttacagaactccaatatgctgatgacaacgtagtctgtgcgcattcagaagaagacctacaagccactctaaacaccttcgcagaagcatacgagaagctcggcctctcactgaacatcgagaaaaccaaagtgctcttccaacaggcaccagctaatccctctgcaaagccaggaatacagcttaacagtgtaacattagaaaatgttgaccatttccgctaccttggcagccacctctccacaaaagtcaacatcgacactgaaatacaacaccgcctgagctctgcgagtgcagcatttttctgtatgaagcagagagtgtttgataaccgggacatccgtagagagaccaaggtgcttgtttataaagccattgtcctcccaaccctgctctacgcctgcaaaacgtggactgtgtacagacgtcacaccaaactcctggagcgtttccatcagcgttgcctcaggaaaatcctgcaaatctcttgggaaggcaggcggacaaatgtcagcgtgcttgaggaagcaaagaccaccagcattgaagcgatgctcctacaccatcaactccgctggactggccacgttgtccgaatgcgcgatcaccgtctcccaaagcagctcctctactccaaactcaagaatgggaaacaaaatgttggtgggcaggaaaagagatttaaagatgggctcaaagccaaccttaaaaactgtggcatagacactgagaactgggaagccctggccattgagcgctccaattgcaggtcagctgtgaccagcagtgctgcggagttcgaagaggcacgaacggagagcttaagggagaaacgtgccaagaggaaggagcgtcaagctaaccccgaccgggaccgccttccacctggaaaccgatgtcctcactgcgggagaatatgcgggtcaagaatcggtctcttcagccacctaagaacacacacccaagataccgaggttggaagactatcatcctcgaacgacgagggatcgcctaagtaagtaagtaacactACTGTATGTCAAACTATTTAATGATGCGTTGAAGTTCACCTATCAGGCTCCATTTCAAAAACCCAAGAGAAGTTTTTCAGAAGCTTTATAGACAGACACATCAATTGCAGACAATCATTTGCACTAATTGATGCAAAGCCAAATTGTTTAGAACACTCAGAAAGAAGGTGGCTACATAAAGGGCATGCACACATAAACCTCCATGTATTTCAtgatgtttgtttatttgctcTGATTCCTAAATCCTACTGTATTGAGAAATCAAGCCAGAAGGCAATTCAGTTTTCATTATTCAGGACTGACACAGAGCTGGCAGCCAATGGTACTCTTCCCCTGAACTACAACAGTTGGATTTTCTAGCAATGAATTCCAACAATTTCACCTGCAAAACatctgagaattccaaaggatgGTGCCATTGCTTTTAAAATGGGACCAAATGTGTAGTGTGGCTATGTTTTCAAACACCTAAAAAGACTTAAGATATATATTGTATGGGTTTACAATATTCTAAAGACACCAGataccatctgatcttggaaactaagcacagGGTCATCTCTCTTAGCACTTGCATGATAAACCACtaatgaatactaggtgctgtgagctatatttcagaggtagGAAATGGCAAAACATCTTCCTCTGAGTTTTTAACTGGCTGAACCCAAGGGGTGCTTCCTAATGGCTCCTCCTTATTCTGGGAGAAAAGTGaccagtggagtgccacaggggtctgtcctgggcccggtgtTACTCAACATCCTTATCAATAAGATGATGGactagaaggcatgcttatcaaatttgcagatgtcaccaaaattgggagggatagctaatacccagaagacaggatcagaatccaaaatgaaaacagattagagaactgggccaaaactaacaaaatgaagttcaaccaAGAAAAATGTATTGTACTTCACTTCGGCAATAAAAATCAAATTCACAGAAACAGGATGGGTGATagctggcttgaaaacagtccacatgaaagggatctaggagtcttaatagatgacaagttaaacatgagttgACAGtgcgatgcagcagctaaaagggctaatgtgattctaggctgcatcaataggcgtATAGTATAGGGTCAAACTTTACctgaaatattgtgtccagttctggacactgcaattcaaggatattgacaagctggaatgtgtccaaagaaggacgaccaaaatgatcaaaggtttggaaactaagccctatgagaagcagtttagcagtttagggagctgggtatgcttaCAGATTAAAAAAGGCAAAGAGGAACACGataatcatgtttaaatatttgaaaggctgtcagaTTGAGGAGGGGTGcttgtttttcttctgttttgaaaACTAGGACagggagcaatagattcaaattgcaggaaagaagattccatctaagaacttcatgatggtaagagcttttcaacagtggaatgtggttccttatatatatttttttcatgtcaggagttacTTGAttagctgcaagtcacttctggtttgagagaactgaccatctgcaaagacattgcccaggggatgcctggatgttttgatgtttttaccatccttgtgggaggcttttctcatgtacccgcatggagctggagctgacagagggcgcTCATCTGCTCTTTTCTCAGGTTGGATtggaacaggcaaccttcaggtcagcaacccaaccttcaagtcatcagtcctgccaacacaaaggtttaacccactgcaccaccgggggtccAACAAACAGTTTAGGAATAACAAAGAatagagggaaaggaggagaaccCTACctcaccccccacccccgaaatCACTGTTTACTGCTGGCATGCTGAGACAGAAGCAAAAGGGACCCATCACACCAAGGTAAGTGATGGAAATGTTGCATAACTGGGAGATTCACAGTTAAAAGTGACTGAAGGGAGATCTACAGGGACAAAGTAGACCACGAGATGTCATAGGTAGTACTCCGGTttgcaatgctggtttgcctgccttGTATGATAATATccaatatattaaaacaaaaacaggacAGAATGGAGTCCAGCAGATCAGACATCCATGCAGGATCTCAGTCCTCTCTTCTGTAATTCTAGGCGTCATCCTGCCACTCTCTGACTGCTGCCATATAAAGGCTGTGCTCTGGGAATTTGCTGAAGATTTATCCTTCAGTATCTTTACTAATAGGCGCTTTTAATTCAAAAATGCTCCCTGTACTCTTCATATCTTTTACTTCATAATCTCTGAAAGCTTGTACACAGCTGTGCTTTTGCTGAATGTTACACATGAACACGCTTCAGATTATTAACTCCAAATAGAAGCAAGGTAACCAAAAAGAATATCTTTATTTCATCAACCTTCCCCCACCTTCCACCAAAGTACTCATCGCaggcggggatgatgggatttgtaatccAACACAGCTGAGAGGTCCTAAATCAAAAAGGCCTGGTCTCTGTCACTCATTTATaagaaactagc
Encoded here:
- the LOC134295658 gene encoding fumarylacetoacetate hydrolase domain-containing protein 2B-like — encoded protein: MSTLVEVTLLAPITNSEKVIYVGFNYTDHCLKLQVKISKEPIIFSKFSSSIVGPYDPIIHPAESKEVTWEVELAFVIGKKGKHIQEANVMSHMVGFTIAHDVSSRDWLTERNGNQWLLEKILD